The following are encoded together in the Chanodichthys erythropterus isolate Z2021 chromosome 16, ASM2448905v1, whole genome shotgun sequence genome:
- the LOC137003857 gene encoding uncharacterized protein, with protein MRKSNYFFNNMAPSTHAFLMRSVIHRHNTSTNRALLERQLNSGCRLELLSTITLSALGQAVIAQQSDAAKQQSTTVVAQAPSATRPQLTPAEPRSTENTAAQPPTNEAPTNDVVPSHYCGPHCASLTAISNLRPCRTLWAAGGDHPLQEQLVSYVLDEGRPVHEIIIKDGPTCLTRENLLSLGLNREMDSMVGNACLRIVKEIVDLQVCIHVYLSGIYSGMKKYVNPLQNL; from the exons ATGCGTAAAAGTAACTACTTCTTCAACAACATGGCTCCATCAACTCATGCATTTCTTATGAGAAGTGTTATCCATCGACATAACACCTCCACAAATAGAGCACTTCTTGAGAGGCAGTTGAACTCTGGATGCCGGCTGGAACTTCTAAGCACCATCACCTTGTCTGCTTTGGGACAAGCTGTTATAG CCCAGCAATCAGATGCAGCAAAACAACAAAGCACAACTGTGGTGGCCCAGGCACCTTCAGCAACAA GACCTCAACTCACTCCAGCTGAGCCAAGGTCAACTGAAAATACAGCTGCACAACCACCCACTAATGAAGCACCAACAAACG aTGTTGTCCCTTCGCACTATTGTGGACCGCATTGTGCATCACTTACTGCCATCAGCAACCTCAGGCCCTGCAGAACATTGTGGGCAGCTGGAGGAGATCATCCCCTCCAGGAACAGCTG GTCAGCTATGTTCTAGATGAGGGCAGGCCTGTCcatgaaattattattaaagatgGTCCTACATGTTTGACCAGGGAGAACCTGTTATCTTTAGGTCTAAACAGGGAAATGGATTCAATG GTGGGAAATGCCTGTCTGAGGATTGTGAAGGAGATAGTTGACCTACAGgtatgtatacatgtatatttaaGTGGGAtctacagtggcatgaaaaagtatgtgaaccccttgcagaatctgtga